A genome region from Nycticebus coucang isolate mNycCou1 chromosome 4, mNycCou1.pri, whole genome shotgun sequence includes the following:
- the DERL3 gene encoding derlin-3 isoform X2, protein MAWQGLAAEFLQVPAVTRAYTAACILTTAAVLELLSPFQLYFNPHLVFRKFQVWRLVTNFLFFGPLGFTFFFNMLFVFRYCRMLEEGSFRGRTADFVFMFLFGGVLMTLLGLLGGLFFLGQALMAMLVYVWSRRSPLVRVNFFGLLTFKAPFLPWALMGFSLLLGNSILVDLLGIAVGHIYYFLEDVFPNQPGGKRVLLTPGFLKLLLDAPEEDPNYLPLPEEQLGPHQPPPQH, encoded by the exons ATGGCCTGGCAGGGGCTGGCCGCAGAGTTCCTGCAGGTGCCGGCGGTGACGCGGGCATATACTGCGGCCTGTATCCTCACCACCGCCGCCGTG CTGGAGCTCCTCAGCCCCTTCCAGCTTTACTTCAACCCGCACCTCGTGTTCCGGAAGTTCCAG GTCTGGAGACTCGTCACCAACTTCCTCTTCTTCGGGCCCTTGGGATTCACCTTCTTCTTCAACATGCTCTTCGT GTTCCGCTACTGCCGTATGCTGGAGGAGGGCTCCTTCCGCGGCCGCACGGCGGACTTCGTCTTCATGTTTCTTTTCGGAGGCGTTCTTATGACT CTGCTGGGACTCCTGGGCGGCCTGTTCTTCCTGGGACAGGCCCTTATGGCTATGTTGGTGTACGTGTGGAGCCGCCGCAGCCCTCTGGTGAGGGTCAACTTCTTCGGCCTCCTCACCTTCAAGGCGCCATTCCTGCCCTGGGCACTTATGGGCTTCTCACTGTTGCTGGGCAACTCGATTCTTGTGGACCTGCTGG GGATTGCTGTGGGCCACATCTACTACTTCCTGGAGGATGTCTTCCCCAACCAGCCTGGAGGCAAGAGGGTGCTGCTGACCCCAGGCTTCCT GAAGCTGCTACTGGATGCCCCTGAGGAAGATCCCAATTACCTGCCTCTTCCTGAGGAGCAGCTAGGACCGCATCAGCCACCCCCTCAGCACTGA
- the DERL3 gene encoding derlin-3 isoform X1, whose product MAWQGLAAEFLQVPAVTRAYTAACILTTAAVQLELLSPFQLYFNPHLVFRKFQVWRLVTNFLFFGPLGFTFFFNMLFVFRYCRMLEEGSFRGRTADFVFMFLFGGVLMTLLGLLGGLFFLGQALMAMLVYVWSRRSPLVRVNFFGLLTFKAPFLPWALMGFSLLLGNSILVDLLGIAVGHIYYFLEDVFPNQPGGKRVLLTPGFLKLLLDAPEEDPNYLPLPEEQLGPHQPPPQH is encoded by the exons ATGGCCTGGCAGGGGCTGGCCGCAGAGTTCCTGCAGGTGCCGGCGGTGACGCGGGCATATACTGCGGCCTGTATCCTCACCACCGCCGCCGTG CAGCTGGAGCTCCTCAGCCCCTTCCAGCTTTACTTCAACCCGCACCTCGTGTTCCGGAAGTTCCAG GTCTGGAGACTCGTCACCAACTTCCTCTTCTTCGGGCCCTTGGGATTCACCTTCTTCTTCAACATGCTCTTCGT GTTCCGCTACTGCCGTATGCTGGAGGAGGGCTCCTTCCGCGGCCGCACGGCGGACTTCGTCTTCATGTTTCTTTTCGGAGGCGTTCTTATGACT CTGCTGGGACTCCTGGGCGGCCTGTTCTTCCTGGGACAGGCCCTTATGGCTATGTTGGTGTACGTGTGGAGCCGCCGCAGCCCTCTGGTGAGGGTCAACTTCTTCGGCCTCCTCACCTTCAAGGCGCCATTCCTGCCCTGGGCACTTATGGGCTTCTCACTGTTGCTGGGCAACTCGATTCTTGTGGACCTGCTGG GGATTGCTGTGGGCCACATCTACTACTTCCTGGAGGATGTCTTCCCCAACCAGCCTGGAGGCAAGAGGGTGCTGCTGACCCCAGGCTTCCT GAAGCTGCTACTGGATGCCCCTGAGGAAGATCCCAATTACCTGCCTCTTCCTGAGGAGCAGCTAGGACCGCATCAGCCACCCCCTCAGCACTGA